The segment TAGACCGCTCGTGCTGATAGTCTGACGACGCGGAGCAATCGCTAAGCCGTCATTTTCTTTTAAAATTTGCACAGCTTTTGAGACATTTGCTAGGTTGTCAAGCGGTTCGCCCATACCCATATATACGACATTGACGCGTCTTTCGTAAGGGATTTGGTTTGCGATTTTTATGTATAAAATTTGCCCGATGATTTCACCTGCTGTGAGATTTCGCACAAATCCGCCTTTGGCAGTTAGGCAAAACGCACAGCCCATTTTGCAACCTACTTGCGAACTAACGCAGATTGTGTATCTTGCATGGCGTGAAATTTTGCCGTTTTCATCGGCGACTTCGTCTTTCATAGGAAGCAAAACGCTTTCTATGGTTTTGCCGTCTTTTAGCTCGAAAAGATATTTTTTGCTTCCGTCGATACTCTCTTCGCATTTTGCGCATTTTACGGGGTCTAAATAGAAATTTTCGCTTAAATTTGCTCTTAATTCCTTTGGTAAATTTAGCATTTCATCGAAATTTTTAACACCTTTTTTGTAAATCCACTCGTAAATTTGCTTGGCTCTAAATTTTGGCGTTACAAGCTCGGATAGTTCATCAAGTGTGAAATCTAGGATATTTTTCAAATTATTCCTTTTTGTTTTAAGTAATTTTCTAAAATTTCTTTGGCTTTTGCGTGATTTTTCAAAAAATCTGCGTGTGCGTTTTGGTTGCAAAAATTCGTCGCGACGAAAATTCCGCGAGCTGGGATTTTGAAACTTTCGGCGACTTTGACGACAGAGTAAAATTCCATATTTTCGATTTTGTAGCCGAGTGTGGCGAATTTTTGCGCGCAAATTTCATCTGTGGTGATGAAATTTGATGAGTTACAAAATGTTTCATATGAAACATTTGGGTCAAAAATCGGGCTGTATGAATAGCCTAAAATCTCGGAAATTTCGTGGTTTGTGGCCGTTTCGCATTCGAAAATATCAAAAATTTTACCTTCATTATACAGACCGCAACTCCCTACAAACAAAATTTCGCTATGTTTTTCGCTTGCTAAAATTTTGGTTAAATTGATAGCACAATCCACGAGCCCCACGCCGACAGCGCGCGCGAAGTCGAATTCTTCGCCGTTTCCTGCGCACACTATCAACTTCGAACCCTTATGCCGTTTTGCAAAAGATAGGCTTTTAAATCTTTGATTTTTATCTCGCCGAAGTGAAAAATACTCGCTGCGAGTGCCGCGTCAGCCCCACACTCAAAGGCTTCTTTAATATGCTCCATATTTCCTGCACCGCCACTTGCGATGACGGGGATTTTTAGCATTTTGCTAATTTTGCCCGTAACTTCCAAATCAAAGCCGTTTTTGGTGCCGTCGCAGTCCATAGAAGTGAGCAAAATCTCCCCCGCACCGCGGTTTTGCACTTCCTCTGCCCACGCATAAGCGTCCAGGCCAGTATCCTCTCTGCCACCTTTGACAAAGACATTGTAGCCCTCACCAGTTCGTTTGACATCGATTGCCACGACGACGCATTGAGAGCCGAATTTTTTCGCCGCTTCGTCGATTAAACCTGGGTTTGCGATAGCCGATGAGTTTAGGCTAACCTTGTCGCAACCCACATCCAAAAGTCGCGAAATATCGTCGATTTTGCGGATTCCGCCACCTACGGTTAGCGGGATAAAAAGCTGTTTTGCCACGCTTTCGACCACATGCACGATAGTGTCGCGGTTCTCAAAACTAGCCGTAATGTCTAAAAAACAAAGCTCGTCCGCACCCTCGTCGTTATAGCGTTTTGCGATTTCGACAGGATCGCCTGCGTCGCGTAAATTTACGAAATTTACGCCCTTTACCACGCGTCCATTTTGCACATCTAGGCATGGAATTATTCGTTTTGCAAATGTTTTCAAAATTTTGCCCTTTAAAATTTTTGTAAATTTTAGCCAAATTTCGCTTATATAACCATTTTATAAGTAAAAAT is part of the Campylobacter sp. VBCF_01 NA2 genome and harbors:
- the rlmN gene encoding 23S rRNA (adenine(2503)-C(2))-methyltransferase RlmN, which gives rise to MKNILDFTLDELSELVTPKFRAKQIYEWIYKKGVKNFDEMLNLPKELRANLSENFYLDPVKCAKCEESIDGSKKYLFELKDGKTIESVLLPMKDEVADENGKISRHARYTICVSSQVGCKMGCAFCLTAKGGFVRNLTAGEIIGQILYIKIANQIPYERRVNVVYMGMGEPLDNLANVSKAVQILKENDGLAIAPRRQTISTSGLATQIKKLGEMDLGVLLAISLHAVTDELRAKLMPINKAYNIASVMDAVRNFPIDMRKRVMFEYLVMGGVNDSINDAKTLVKLLHGIKAKVNLIYFNPHEGSPYLRPSTENMVKFQDYLSAHGVTCTIRQSKGLDISAACGQLKERSKNDRP
- a CDS encoding purine-nucleoside phosphorylase, coding for MCAGNGEEFDFARAVGVGLVDCAINLTKILASEKHSEILFVGSCGLYNEGKIFDIFECETATNHEISEILGYSYSPIFDPNVSYETFCNSSNFITTDEICAQKFATLGYKIENMEFYSVVKVAESFKIPARGIFVATNFCNQNAHADFLKNHAKAKEILENYLKQKGII
- the hisF gene encoding imidazole glycerol phosphate synthase subunit HisF, whose translation is MKTFAKRIIPCLDVQNGRVVKGVNFVNLRDAGDPVEIAKRYNDEGADELCFLDITASFENRDTIVHVVESVAKQLFIPLTVGGGIRKIDDISRLLDVGCDKVSLNSSAIANPGLIDEAAKKFGSQCVVVAIDVKRTGEGYNVFVKGGREDTGLDAYAWAEEVQNRGAGEILLTSMDCDGTKNGFDLEVTGKISKMLKIPVIASGGAGNMEHIKEAFECGADAALAASIFHFGEIKIKDLKAYLLQNGIRVRS